The Calothrix sp. PCC 7507 DNA segment TTATCGGCACCACGCTCTAGCATTACTCGGTCAATGCGCCAAGTACTGCGCGTCCGGTTAAACGGTGACACTTGAATCATCCCCAGTAGCGTCCGTCCTTGCTCTGCTACATAGGAACAAAATAAGTACTGTAATGGGTTGGGAATCCAACTCAAACATTTGATGAACCCATACCAGCGACGCAGCCATTGCATCTGGCGTACGGCAAAACAACCTCCCTTGGGAGTGAGGGCTGCGAATGACTCTTGAGTTAGGCGTTCAATACCGTCCAGATCCCGATATTGGACTGGTCGAATAACAACGCTGAGATTTCGTGGAAGTAATGAAGTCATTTTGATTCGAGCCGCCATCTAGCCTTAACTAACTGCCTTTGCTGAGTAGGTGTTGCAATAACAATTTTAACGGCTTTCCGTTGCTTGCTATTGCTTCAAAAGAGTGATTTTCTTAACCTGATACTTAAAAAATGTGAAAAAAGCAGACTTTCTGGGAACGTTATGGAATGTTGACCCAATCATAGCCTGCTTTTATTTTATGTGAAATTAGATTAATATTTGTATCTTTTACAGCCCTTGCCGAGAAATTAGCTTTTCAAAGTTAGCTTGAGTTTGATGGAGTAATTGTTCTCGACTACCTTCTTGGGTCTGTTTGAGAGATGGAACCAGATTGCGAGCTTGCAGAGTCATGTGTAGCTGTAAATGGGCAACATACTCACTAAAATCATCGTTTGCTGCACTTACTGCACCAGTGCCCGTTAGTAAATTTGATTCCATTGCCACTTTCCTCTCCTCTTTTAATCTTATGCTATTGCTTCACATGAGTAGAACTTATCATGTTGTTGAGAATAGCTTTTTAATTTGCAATGAAGTTTAACGGTTCTTAGGATTGTGGATGGGGAATGAGGAAAGTTCGTGATACTTAATTTAACAATATGAAACTTCAACTGCACCCAGAGTTAACAAATCTGATTTTGGTACTTCTGTCAAGCCCATAACTTGATATTGGCAGCCAGCCGATTTCAGTCACAACTATAAAAATGTTTGGTATGATTAAGAAGTGTTAAGCAATTCTCATTTAGTTAATCATCTTGAGTCATTAGTCTAAAGACTGACTACTGGCTCTTGAATATTGGCAACTTCAATAATCTCCAACAATCAAACACAGACTATGACTTTATCGATTAGTCCCGATATGAATTCTGTTGCTCAAGTAGTTTCATCTTTATCTACTCAGCAGTCACCAACGGTAACGGAAGCAGAAATGGTGCAGGCTGTACGTACGTTGCTGCTTGGATTGGGAGAAAATCCTGACCGTGAAGGGCTAAAAGATACACCTAAGCGAGTTGTCAAAGCTTTAAAGTTTCTGACTAAGGGATATAACGAATCCCTAGATGAACTGCTAAATGGAGCAGTTTTTACAGAAGATGCCAACGAAATGGTATTGATTCGGGACATTGATATTTTCAGTTCCTGTGAGCATCATATCTTACCAATTATTGGTCGTGCTCATGTTGCATATATTCCCAATGGGAAGGTGATTGGTTTATCTAAAATTGCTAGGGTTTGTGAAATGTATGCACGACGCTTGCAAGTGCAAGAACGTCTGACTCTGCAAATTGCTGATGCGCTGCAAGGGTTACTCAAACCCCAAGGGGTAGCAGTAGTGGTGGAAGCAACTCACATGTGTATGGTGATGCGAGGTGTACAAAAACCAGGTTCTTGGACTGTCACCAGTGCTATGCGCGGTATATTTGCAGAGGATGCACGAACCCGCGAAGAGTTTATGAATTTAATCCGACACAAATCTAATTTTCGTTAGACAGAAACTATGGGGCGGGGAAACCCCGCCCCAACGGGAATTATGGGTATTTTTTATGGAAAACTTATGGTGTGGCGATCGCCAAATCTCAAAAACACAGTTTGGATATTAAATCAATGTTAATTGTTGAGTTGGGGTGTAACTTGGCAAAACTCGATTGATTTTGGCTGTGTTGAGATTCAGATGGCGTTCTAACACCGCAGAAATCACATCCCGAAAATCGGTGGTGATTGCTAAGTCTCTCCCTTGGTAAAGTTGCGCTGTCGATAAACCAGGCCATTTTCCGTAAACTTTACCACCGCGAACTTTACCACCCAATACCCACATGACATTTCCGTGTCCGTGATCGGTACCACCGTTATTATTTTCGTTGACTGTGCGACCAAATTCGGACATGACCACAATTACTGTGTTGGCATAAACAGACCCTAAACCTGTCACCAAAGCAGTTAAACCATCACCCAACTTCCTTAAATTATTAGCTAAACTTCCCTGGCTTCCACCCTGATTGATATGGGTATCCCAACCACCCAAAGCCATAAATCCTAGCTCAATTCTAGGGTCTTTGACCATGAGTTTTGCAAGTTTTTGGGCATTACCAGCAAAGGTGTTGGGTAAAGGCGCACCATTATTGGCCATTTTCATTTCGCTATCCAGGTCACTCATTAAAACCTGACGTGATATTCGTCCTTCACGATAAGTTTGACTTAGTTCATCTTTACCGCTGTAGAGTCGATCAAATGCGGCTCCAACTTGTGGACGATCTAGAGAACTTTTGGCATCTCTACCTAATGCTACATTAGCTACTGGCATCCGACCAGATAAAATATGCGGTGTCGTTACACCTAAACTCACTGCTTGAATGGGTGTATTGTTAGACATCACACCTAGTAAACGATTCATCCAACCATCGGCAGTATTTTGTTTACCAGGGATACCGCTTTCCATGTAATATTGAGCATCGAAGTGGGAGCGAGTCTGATCAGGAGAACCACAAGCATGGATAAATGCTAGGTTGCCTTGCTGCCATAGGGGGATGAGGGAGGATAAGGCTGGATGTAATCCAAAACGTCCATCTAAATCTAAGACTCCCCCGTCTTTGCCTGGTTGGGGAATGGCAATTCTCCGTCGTGCTTGATAGTAAGCTGTCTCTGAGTAGGGAACTACTATATTTAAGCCGTCCACTGCGCCGCGCAGGAAGATGACAATCAAACGCTGCTGATTACTTTTTTGGGTGGCGGATCTAGCAACCCAAGCATTGCTGCTGAGAGTGGCGATCGCCGAAGCTGAAAACATGCCAGCTTGAATGAGAAAGTTGCGTCTGTTCATAATTTAGGGACTGATGACTGTTAACTGATAACTGATTTCCTAACGCCGCATAAATTCTGGACTACCCAAGATTAATGCTGCATGGAGATTGGGGGGGCTGGAGGCGATCGCACTTTGGGTTTTAGCTGAAAAGAAATTACCTAGTGTATTCGCTAGCTGTAAAGCATCCACAGGCTGAGTTGGACTGATTTGGTTATTTTTATTTTGGTTATTGGGGATTTCCGCTAGGGGTACACGTCCAGAAGCGATCGCTGTGGCAAAGTTGAGGCGGCGGTTTATGGCTTCAGGATTTAACCATGTATCTTCTGTGTTTTTATAACCATCTGGAGTGCGACAACCGTAGAGGGGCATTTCCAAATTTGTGAGAATTTGGGATATTGGTCTGGTATTTTTCACCTCAACACCTGTAGCCCGTACTGCCGAAATTGCGTATTGTAGTGGTGTTTTAAATTTGGTATTAAAATTTTTCGCGTCCCAAAACTCAGGACTGTGAAATAAAGTATCAAGGACAGTACGAATATTGCCATCAGTGGCGATAAACTTCTGGGTGAGACGTTTGACCAAAGCATCCGGTGGGCGATCGCTGATGAAGTACTGGGCTAATTTGTAGCTAATATGACGCGCTGTAGCCGGACTGCGTGCCAAAATATCTAGGGCTGCTTCTCCTTCTGCTTCACCACTACCTTTGATGGTATGTCCTAGGAAAACTTTGTCGCTCAAATCATGACGTTTTGGGTCGAAGTAAAATAAGGAACTACCATTTGTCTGCTGATTGAGACGACTTAATCCCCAACCAGTGAAAATCCGTGCTAACGCAATGACATCTTGCTGGCTGTAGCCTCCTTTGACACCCAGAGTGTGTAATTCCATCAACTCACGGGCGTAGTTTTCATTGACAGTTTGTAATTTTCCCTTGGCGTTGGGTCGATTGTTAACTTGATTTTGCCAGTTATCTAAATAAACCAGCATGGCTGGATGGTGGGCGGTTGCTCCCAATAAGTCACGAAAGCGACCTAGGGCATAGGGTCTAATCGCTTCTTGTTCATAGGCTCCTACCAAATAGCGATCGCGTCCTTTCTCTGAATAAACGTTGAAGTGGTTATACCAAAAGTCCACCATCACCTCTTGGAGTTGTCGAGGACTAGCAGCGCTTCTGAATAACCTTGCTTGGACAGCCTCTTGAAAAATCTGATCAATTTTCTTTTGGGCAGCTTTTTTTTCTTCTCGGCTTGGTTTTGGCTGAGGTCTAATATATTGTGAGATTTCTACCGTATTTAGCCGGAGAGTTTCTAGCTGTGAAATTTGGCTAGTCAGACTTTGCGGCTCCGAGATGGTATCTGGCGAAAGTTGCTCTTTGATGTAGCGGTCTACACCCATAGACTTCACCCGTTGCATATCTCCGGGGCGAGGCCCAAAACTCAGGCGATTAATGACATGTATTACTTTTGGGTCAACAGATGCGGGAGCTGCACTACTAGGGTCAATTCCTCCCACTAATATCAACAGCGATAATACCCAGAATTTAGGTTGCACAATCATAAGCTTTTGGCGACGATTAGAGAAAATTTATTGTTTGTACATCCGCTCGGCAAACTTCTGTCGCTGCTCTGGAGTTAAGATTTCCCGAATAGCCAAGGTATTTTCAAACTGGACATCGGCGAGTTGTTGTTTGAGTAACTTGAGTTGATTATATTTCTCGCTGACCTTTTCCTTAGGGGCTTTCCCCGCCAATAGGTCGCGTAATTCTAGCTGAACTCGACGTACAGGCTCTCTCTTTTGTACTATTTGGTTTTTAGATTGATTACGAATATTTTTAATCTTTTCCGTTTGCTCACGTGTCAGATTCAAATCCTTGAGCCACCCTGTTTGACGCTGGGGCTTTTGAGGTGAATTTGTTGGGGGAGTTTGGGCTAAAACCTGGAGAGGTGACAGTGCAGGCTGGGCAAAGATGTTAGCACAACCGAAGACAATAACTATAGTTGCAGCGATCGCCACACGACGTAGAAACATCAAACTGACCTCCTAAAACTAGTCATTACTGAAATTTGTAAAATGCCACACATAGCTCTCTGTATGTTCACTGAGTGTACCTTGCCAATTATTTTCGATGAAAGTCTCCAAAGAAGCCAATTCAGCGGCACTGGGTTGAGCAGGCACTAAACTACGGTGTATCACCACAGTAGCCAATAATCCCGCAGCAATCATCGGCGGAACTAACCAAAATGGCGATCGCTGACGGCGGGATTGTACTGATGAAGCTTGCACCTGTTGTAAAATTTGCTGTTCCAAATTAGCAGCGGCTGGGGGAACTTGAGGGCGATGTTGACGAAGAAAATTAACTAGGTCTTTGTCATCGTTGGGAAATTGATTCATAGCTGCACTCCTTGTTGCTGGAGAAATTGACGCATACCAGCACGAGCGTGGAATAGGCGTGACTTGACGGTTCCTAAAGGAATATCTAAGATTTCTGCAACCTCTTTTTGAGGTACTTCTTCTAAGTCATGCAAAACCAGTATCGTCCGATGGTCAAAGCTTAAGTTTGCTAGTCCCCGCTGCACTAAGTCTTGATAATGCAAATCCATCAGATCTAGCGCTTGCTGTTGGGTAGAAGACTTTTCAGTCAGGCTTTGTAATTGATTTCGCCTTTGCACAGACGCCTGTCGTTGATCAGTCGCCAAGTTCCAAGCAATGCGGTAGAGCCAGGTAGAGAATTTGGCCGTTTGGCGAAACTTGGGTAATCCTTTCCAAGCTCGCAAAAATACCTCCTGCACTAAATCATCTAAGCTGGATGGTTCACACAGTTGATAGAGGATGGATCTCACACGTTGTTGATGGCGACGGTAAAGCTGTCCGTAGCTGTGGGTATCACCTTGCAAGCACTGCTGTACCAAATAACCATCACATTCGCTCGTGGATTTGTTTGGGAATTGACCGTCCTTTGAGACTCTTATGGGTACAACTAACACCTGAAGCGTTTTCCTCCATCTGTCTTGTTGCTTGTAGTTATTAGACCGGATGGGTGAGATAAAGGTTCAAAGTAGTCCCAAGGAAAAATTTTCAGATGCTGATGTGCTTGACTGAATTAGGGTAATTAGGAGTCAGAATTTAGGGACTTCCAACTAAAAAAATATCCTATCGCTATGTAGGCAGGGGGGCAGGGAGCAGGGGGCAGGGGGAGAAAGAAAAATATTATCTGAGTAAATTTGGATAATTTATTTTCTGGAAGTCCCTTAGGAGATTTCCAGATGAGATTGTCGGTGAACCGTAGGGGCTAACGGTCATCTTCAGCAAACAATTTACCCACTTCCGCCAAATCCACATTTCCACCACTAATAATTACACCAATCCTCGCTCCTGGTGCTGTGATTACACCTTCTAATAAAGCGGCGGCTGCTAATACCCCTGTGGGTTCAACGACGATTTTCAGGCGTTCCCATAACAAAAACATGGTGCGAAGAATTGCGGCTTCTGATACTGTCACCATGTCATCGACATAATTTAATACTAGGGGAAAAGTAATTTTACCTAAGCTGGGAGTGCGTGCGCCGTCGGCGATGGTGTTGGGATTGGTGACAGTTTGCAAAGTTTTGCTGTGAAAGGAACGGGTAGCATCGTCTGCTAGTTCTGGTTCGACTCCAATCACTCTACAGTTAGGTAAAAGTGCTTTAGTGGCGATCGCACTACCGGAAATTAATCCACCACCCCCACAACAAACCAATATTAAATCCAATTGCCCCACCGCTGCAATCAGTTCTAATGCCGCCGTACCCTGTCCCGCCACTACATGGGGATGATCATAAGGCGGAATTAGCGTGAGATGGCGATCGCCTGCTAAACTTTGAGCTAATTCTTCCCGATTTGTGGTGTGTCGATCATACAAAATTACCTCAGCACCATATCCACGAGTCGCAGTTTGCTTGACAAATGGTGCATCATTAGGCATAACAATCGCAGTGGGAATATTTAATAGTTTTCCCGATAGGGCGATCGCTTGTCCATGATTTCCCGAAGAAAAAGCCAGAACACCCCGTTGTTTTTCTAAACTAGATAGTTGCGTGAGTGCATTGTATGCACCTCGGAACTTAAACGATCCTGTGCGTTGGAAATTTTCGCATTTAAAAAACACCTGGCTATCGGTGCG contains these protein-coding regions:
- the folE gene encoding GTP cyclohydrolase I FolE, which produces MTLSISPDMNSVAQVVSSLSTQQSPTVTEAEMVQAVRTLLLGLGENPDREGLKDTPKRVVKALKFLTKGYNESLDELLNGAVFTEDANEMVLIRDIDIFSSCEHHILPIIGRAHVAYIPNGKVIGLSKIARVCEMYARRLQVQERLTLQIADALQGLLKPQGVAVVVEATHMCMVMRGVQKPGSWTVTSAMRGIFAEDARTREEFMNLIRHKSNFR
- a CDS encoding DUF1501 domain-containing protein produces the protein MNRRNFLIQAGMFSASAIATLSSNAWVARSATQKSNQQRLIVIFLRGAVDGLNIVVPYSETAYYQARRRIAIPQPGKDGGVLDLDGRFGLHPALSSLIPLWQQGNLAFIHACGSPDQTRSHFDAQYYMESGIPGKQNTADGWMNRLLGVMSNNTPIQAVSLGVTTPHILSGRMPVANVALGRDAKSSLDRPQVGAAFDRLYSGKDELSQTYREGRISRQVLMSDLDSEMKMANNGAPLPNTFAGNAQKLAKLMVKDPRIELGFMALGGWDTHINQGGSQGSLANNLRKLGDGLTALVTGLGSVYANTVIVVMSEFGRTVNENNNGGTDHGHGNVMWVLGGKVRGGKVYGKWPGLSTAQLYQGRDLAITTDFRDVISAVLERHLNLNTAKINRVLPSYTPTQQLTLI
- a CDS encoding DUF1800 domain-containing protein, with product MIVQPKFWVLSLLILVGGIDPSSAAPASVDPKVIHVINRLSFGPRPGDMQRVKSMGVDRYIKEQLSPDTISEPQSLTSQISQLETLRLNTVEISQYIRPQPKPSREEKKAAQKKIDQIFQEAVQARLFRSAASPRQLQEVMVDFWYNHFNVYSEKGRDRYLVGAYEQEAIRPYALGRFRDLLGATAHHPAMLVYLDNWQNQVNNRPNAKGKLQTVNENYARELMELHTLGVKGGYSQQDVIALARIFTGWGLSRLNQQTNGSSLFYFDPKRHDLSDKVFLGHTIKGSGEAEGEAALDILARSPATARHISYKLAQYFISDRPPDALVKRLTQKFIATDGNIRTVLDTLFHSPEFWDAKNFNTKFKTPLQYAISAVRATGVEVKNTRPISQILTNLEMPLYGCRTPDGYKNTEDTWLNPEAINRRLNFATAIASGRVPLAEIPNNQNKNNQISPTQPVDALQLANTLGNFFSAKTQSAIASSPPNLHAALILGSPEFMRR
- a CDS encoding Spy/CpxP family protein refolding chaperone, with amino-acid sequence MFLRRVAIAATIVIVFGCANIFAQPALSPLQVLAQTPPTNSPQKPQRQTGWLKDLNLTREQTEKIKNIRNQSKNQIVQKREPVRRVQLELRDLLAGKAPKEKVSEKYNQLKLLKQQLADVQFENTLAIREILTPEQRQKFAERMYKQ
- a CDS encoding sigma-70 family RNA polymerase sigma factor, yielding MVQQCLQGDTHSYGQLYRRHQQRVRSILYQLCEPSSLDDLVQEVFLRAWKGLPKFRQTAKFSTWLYRIAWNLATDQRQASVQRRNQLQSLTEKSSTQQQALDLMDLHYQDLVQRGLANLSFDHRTILVLHDLEEVPQKEVAEILDIPLGTVKSRLFHARAGMRQFLQQQGVQL
- a CDS encoding threo-3-hydroxy-L-aspartate ammonia-lyase, giving the protein MQQDNAITVNDVQAAKKRLSGIAHRTPVLTSTTVNQRTDSQVFFKCENFQRTGSFKFRGAYNALTQLSSLEKQRGVLAFSSGNHGQAIALSGKLLNIPTAIVMPNDAPFVKQTATRGYGAEVILYDRHTTNREELAQSLAGDRHLTLIPPYDHPHVVAGQGTAALELIAAVGQLDLILVCCGGGGLISGSAIATKALLPNCRVIGVEPELADDATRSFHSKTLQTVTNPNTIADGARTPSLGKITFPLVLNYVDDMVTVSEAAILRTMFLLWERLKIVVEPTGVLAAAALLEGVITAPGARIGVIISGGNVDLAEVGKLFAEDDR